The following is a genomic window from Butyricimonas faecihominis.
AAAGTGAACAAAAAACTTTTAGGGGCAATTTATTTTTTTGTGATAATTCCATTTTTCCCGGTTCTCCCGGTAAATAAGTCATGTTCGGTGAGACGTGTCTATAGTTCTACGTACTCGCTCGGTGAAAATTGGGTAAATTCTTCGTTTCCGAAAAACAGGTAAAGATGTAATCGTGTTCCTTCCGGTTGATCTGCCGGAGGAATTTCGATCGTGATTTTCTCGTCTATCCGGCGTGGCATGTAATCCAAGGTTAACTGGGGTGAACGACGTAACGTGTCATAGAAATAGCCTAGGAATACCCAGTCAGAGGAATCCGCTTTCGGGCAATTAGCCCCGTTTTTCCAGTGTAGGGTTACCGTCCATCCCTCGCGTTCCGCGGCCGTGATCACGGGAGCATCCAAAGATCCCACGGAGAACCGAAACGTTTTGAATGCCCATACTCCTTTACCCGGTTGTAGGCACCCGCCATTGATGGAGTGGAATAAGGAATCACTTTTAGAGACCCCTCTTGCCCTTGCTTCAACTCGCCATATCGGTAAATCCTTGATTGCCCGGCGGTAAATTTTCCACATTTTACGGGTTTCCGTGAAACGATCCGTCGTTTGTCGCTCCCCTTCTGTTCTGGATTTTCTAGGGCCTCGCTTGGATTTACATTTCCTGATTTTTCCCCCGTATAGGAAATAAGTGTACCCGTCCATTTTGATCGGGCCATTAGCGAGCAAGGCTAAAAATAAAGGAGAGGTAGTATCCATGTCAATCCTGATTTAATGATTAGTAATTGGTTAATTCCGGAACAATAGTACAAATAAAATTTTAAATAAACAATAGATATATTTTATAAACCTTATTATATATAAGGTTTATAAAAGGTATCTATAAGGTATCTATAAGGTTTATGAGGGTATTCATCCGTATTTGATCAATGATTAACCATTTGGCATGATATTAATAATGTGTTAATTCCCAATTGATTATGGCTCGCCTGAGATGCTGGTTTAGTTTTGGTTTGAATGATTTACTTATTTGTCAAAATTTATTTTGAATAGAATAAATTATTTTTGTAGCCGGATAAAAAATGAATGAAATGATATTGGAAACGGAACGGTTGGTTCTAAGAAAGTTAGAACAAGGTGATTTTGACGAGGTGTGTAAATTGTTGCAGGATCCCGTGGTGATGTATGCTTACGAGGGTGCTTTTAGCGATCAGGAAGTTCAGGCGTGGTTGGATAAGATGTTCCAGCGGTACGAGGATGACGGTTTCGCACTGTGGGCGGTCATCGAGAAAAGCAATGGCGAGCTTATCGGGCAATGTGGTATCACGTACCAAGAATATAACGGGGGCAGGGTTCTGGAAGTCGGTTATTTGTTCCGGCAAGAATTTTGGCATAAAGGATTTGCCACGGAAGCTGCCATTGCTTGTAAAGAATATGCATTTCAAGTGCTGAATTTTGACGAGGTTTATTCCATTATTCGGGATTCGAACGTGGCATCCCAGAACGTGGCCCGGCGGAACGGGATGATAGAGGTTGATACGCTTGTCAAGCATTATCGGGGAGTCGAGATGCCACATATCGTTTTTAGGGTATCGAGAGAGAATAATTTAAAAAAGTGATTAGAGTTTTCCGGATAAAATAAAAGGAGTTAGTGATTACTAACTCCTTAATATTCCGTGTACTCGAGGCGGGACTTGAACCCGCACAGCCGCAATGGCCACGGGATTTTAAGTCCCGCGTGTCTACCGATTCCACCACTCGAGCAACTTGGAGCGAAAAACGGGACTCGAACCCGCGACCCTAACCTTGGCAAGGTTATGCTCTACCAACTGAGCTATTTTCGCATGATTGCTTGCAAAATTTTCTAGGAACGCTTTCCTTTTTTGCGATTGCAAATATAGAGCATTTTTTGTTTTCAGCAAAGGGTTTGATAAGAAAATGCAAAGGATTTTTTAAATTCATTTCTTGAAAACTGTTTTTCATGCAGTTACTGGAGGGGAAAAGAGGTGAATGTCGGGGAACGGGAGGTCGAATGAGGCCTAGTGAAGATGTGATTTTGCGATTTTTTTTAAGAAATGGGTTGTTCTCGGGTGTAGAATGATTATATTTGTCAAGTTTTTAAGACAGAAAAAATGTCGCGGACAGAAAGTAGAAAGGGAAAAAGTGCTTATTTTGTTCCCACAATCAGTATTTCTCTGGTATTGATTGTGGTCGGTATGCTTGTATTTATTTTGTTGAATGCCCGGGCGATTTCGGATCATGTGAAACGGAATATCGGTTTTGCCGTGATCGTGAAGGATAACACGAATGAGGCGGAGATTAAGCGGGTGCAAAAGATTCTGGATACCCAACCTTACGTTTACGCTTCGAAGTATATTACTAAAGAACAGGCGGCGAAGTCTTTCAAGAAAGAGATGGGAGAGGATTTTGAGCGGATATTGGGTGCCAACCCTTTGTTGCCTTCCATCGAGATCAAGCTGAACCCGGCATACGCGAATAACGATTCGCTGGCGATGATAGAGAAAGGATTGGCAAGATTTGATATTATCCACGAGGTGTATTACCAGAA
Proteins encoded in this region:
- a CDS encoding cell division protein FtsX — its product is MSRTESRKGKSAYFVPTISISLVLIVVGMLVFILLNARAISDHVKRNIGFAVIVKDNTNEAEIKRVQKILDTQPYVYASKYITKEQAAKSFKKEMGEDFERILGANPLLPSIEIKLNPAYANNDSLAMIEKGLARFDIIHEVYYQKSMIESINENIRRITIIFLIVGAVLVLISFTLIRNMIHLAVYSQRLLIKTMQLVGATPFFICKPFVYGSMWRGFFGALIANLVLLGAIFFVQENVGNVINIMRQDVILLMVGFVILSGVVLSFFSAWFSVRRYLRRDLNDLYV
- a CDS encoding GNAT family N-acetyltransferase, whose translation is MNEMILETERLVLRKLEQGDFDEVCKLLQDPVVMYAYEGAFSDQEVQAWLDKMFQRYEDDGFALWAVIEKSNGELIGQCGITYQEYNGGRVLEVGYLFRQEFWHKGFATEAAIACKEYAFQVLNFDEVYSIIRDSNVASQNVARRNGMIEVDTLVKHYRGVEMPHIVFRVSRENNLKK